Below is a genomic region from Accipiter gentilis chromosome 11, bAccGen1.1, whole genome shotgun sequence.
GTGGTAAAGCCAAACTCCCACTGGACTGGAAGCCTTCGGGAGAAGGTGTCCAGCCCCACACACCAAAACTACACCCCAGCATCCCAGAGCATTGAGCCGaactgcagcaggatttcctggaATAAAGAAGAGCCATCCCTGAACTGCTCCCCAGTCCTGCAAACCACACCAGGAGGGCTCAGCACCAGGAGCACCGGGATTGCTCGCAGCTTCCCTGCCCTGCACCCGGTTGCCCAAACATCCTGCAAGACAGGTAGGACACAGGCAGTTGTAATTTGGTTTTGGGGTGACTCTTGGCAGCAGCATCCTGCCATTTTTCTCAGACCAAACACCTACTTTTCCAGGGCTCACCACTTTGGTTGTTCAACCACACACCCCTTGGCAGAAATTTCTGAATCACAGAAATAATACAACACAGCCACCAAACATGGTTTTGctgtaatttaatattttaaaaaaaaaatttaaaaaatccacatCTTTATCAGCTGTACTAGCGACTTCCCATGTCAGCTCATACTGAAACTTGCATGGAACTCTGATGCGCTGTGTTTATTTTGCACGGGAAAAGGATGTTGGAAACCTTAAAAACATAATCATGCACAGAATcttatattaataatattaattttgtCTAACCGTAATAATTATTACAATCCTATTAAGATTATTAATAACCTTACATTAATAGAGCATCAGCGCAAATGCATATCAGGAAAgagactagaaaaaaatattaaagaagcaAAGCACATCGCCCTTCGTCATTTTTCTTTGATTACCTAAAATAACTGCAGCAAATCTGGTTTTGTAGGTCAGGTTTTCTTTGAAGTACATCAGCTGTTCAACCTCAATGCAACTATTTTGTATTAGCACAAAATGATTTGGTAATGCAGTATTTGGGTATGTTTCGTACATAGAGGGCAAAAAGCACATAAATCTGGCTACTCAGAAGCTGATGCTAAGGCACACGTTTTCCATCCTGGTCTTCAGAGGCCACTTTAAagattaattctttttccttgcaCGACCTTTGCTCGCTTCTTCCAAAaacattccattaaaaaaaaaaaaaaaaaaaaaaaaaaaaaaatcccacaaaaaaatcaaacaaagaaATACCTGGAAGCCACCATCTTTGGACACAGTGTTTCCTGCTTATTCCTGGCATGAGCTTATCTGTTTGGACACATATTCATAAAAATACCCATTAACTTGTTCATTGTGTCTTCAAAGTCTCCCacagaaaagtacagaaaaagctaaatgaaataaaaacctaCAAATTCTGAAAGGCTCATTGGATTGATGTGGTATGCAGAGAAGACACCACAGATGGGGACTCTATAAACTATGCCCTCCTATTCTTGCAAATTGAGTTATGGTCACCTAACCAGCTCCTGGCATAAGTTTTCCCAGCTGGGTTGATTTGCACCAAAAGATACCAAGGTGAGTGGATGAAATCAATTTTGGTAGCTCAGAGGTGGGAACAGTGATGAGCAGAGCTAGAGGAGGAACTTGCAGAGCTCCGCTGTTGCTTTCCAGAGACGCGAAGGGTCTGCCTGGAGAGCAAGGGCACCTCTCCAGCACAGGCAGCCAGGCAGCAAAAAGCAGCCTTATCAGCAAAAAGGCCCAAAATGCTTGCTAGTTACAAGACAAGGTCATGATTTAAGATTACAGCAAGGTCTGAAGCAGAAGTCACTTTATATTTTGCATGTCCAAATTCGAATCACTTCTTTCTCCAGTTGCTTTTGGATCGTGTTCTTAATGTCAATGTAGTAGCACTCAGAGCTGGCAAAGTCACAGCTTATACTCTGCGTGAGGAAACTGGGCATCACTCGCTACCACATTGATTACAAATGACCTGCGGGAAAAAGCTCATGCATCCCAGATCGTGGACACACATGACCTAAAGCGATACTTCAGCTCCTTGAGCTCAGATTACCAGCAAGCAGAGTGGCAATCGGAGAAGTCAGGCCAGAGCAGATCTCTGTGTTCAAAAGGATTCTTACTCTGCACCCAGACAGTCGCATCAACCCACTTATTTTGTAATCAGTTCTTAGTTAAGAGGACTTTGATGGTGTTTAGCAGCTAAAAAAATACTGACAACTTTATCTACAGGTGGTTTCCTACCTTTTGGAAACCTGATGTCTTGTTTATCCCAGAGCCATGAATGAGCAGGGGATGGAAGATCACCGTGTCTCCCTTCTGCATGACAAGGTGAACCTTGGGACTCTTCTCATCACAGTCCAGCAGCCCATGGAAAAATTTGATCGGCGGACTCTACAAACCAAGGAAGAGTTGAAATAATTGAGTTTAAAATTTGAACACCACCGGTTTCTCGGTGTAGGAGAAGAGATGCAAAGGAGGTGactgattttctttcttgaagcTGCAGGCGAAGCACTCTCTCTAAGCATGCTCTTTGCTGGCACTCTATTCTGAGGCCAAATGAGTTTAAATTTCACTTTGTGGCCACAATAAGAGCCCAGACATGGTTCTTGGGTCCATAGCTGCTCTGTGGAGTTGTTGAGAAATGCATGAACAAACTGAGCGTTTTAACAACTCAAGGTACTCTGCCCACGCTGAAGCTGGACAcctcaggagaggaaacagcTCGGGTTTCAACTCTGCTGAACTGCAAAAGCTTATGAAGAGTCAAATCAACTTTGAAAAAACCGTAATGTAGTtaattaaatttccttttttcccccatttctcttGCATGAAGTAAGACTTTGATCTGCAGCACTAGAAGCCAACAGCAGAATTCAAAATCCTTCCTTTGGCTCCTATTCAAGTGTCTTCATATAAAAGCGCTGAGCAGGCAACCACTGTCAGCAAGGTCAGGAGTCAGACTAAATttgacatttctgaaatgttaGTCTTCAAAATAGCACACAAACTCTAAGCAAAGcatcttttctgcatttattgtCTTTTACCAAGCTCCAGGAAGCACTTGTTTTCAACACATGTGAAATGtcaagcctaaaaaaaaaagtgtcttaaaCAGTGGGGATTCAGGCAAGTGCAGACGGCTGGATAAGCAGCTGGGTGTCTAATTTTTGTATGTTACATTCTGAAACttgaatgctgcttttaaaaaaataaacagttgaGGGGCAGCTACCATGGTGCAAAGATCTAAACTGCAGAAAGATATTAAATTAGTTGGAAAGAGTGTTTCAGATGTAACATGTGGCTAGATATAACAACACTTCAATTTAGGAGGCACACACGTATCTCCCAATGTGTGAATCTGAACATCTACAGCAAACCAAACAACAAGAAACATATCCCCCTCAAGCCAGGGCTAAACTAAAACACACTATtaccaaaataatttcatatattttcagaaatgcttttaattCAATTAAATTCAAGCAACTTTTCTAAAAGGGTAAGTGCCACTTCAGTTAAATACATGGTAACCCAGGCATACTAACAACTTCTGCATTTCCCTCTCCCTGGAGCTCTGCGTACCAGGATCTGGAAGTTTATTTATCAGCATCATCTGCATGGCTATTATGTTCGGCCCTGTGAAGCATTCAACATATTTTAGGACctacaaaggaaaaagcaataCGAGAAATATTTGTGGTTTATGCTGCAGTAATATATAGCAAGTAAAACAAAAGGTAGGCAGATCTATACCGTTAATTAATTGTTGATTGGGTTGTTCATGAGGGTGGACCTATTATCAGCAGTTTtacccaaaataaaaaacaagcacaAACAAACCACCAGCAGTTTTTCTGCTACAGTATACACCAAGGCCTTGCTGAAGATGGATGACTGCCTGGGCAACAGCTCAAGAGCTCCAAGAAATCTCATATGCCCACCTCTGATTCTCCTACACAACCTGACTTTTGTAGTACTCCAGGATCCAGGACAAGCCAATACATGACGAACTGTATCTACACATGACACACATTAATATACGTTCTTTTCTTATGAAAACTGATGGGAATCTGCTGCTGCTAACTGCCCCAACATGAACACAAAATACAAATCCACCTGATGTTGGATGGAGCATGTATTAAAGTAGGCCTGTACAGAACAGAGCATCACATAACCTTCCAGAAGGGTTAGTTTGGCCTGCCCAGCTTGGACATTACCTCCACCTTGGCATTAAAACATGTATATGTTCACAAATCTCTACTAGGTTCTCCCACCACCATCCCCCTATTGGCTTTTTACCTCTGGCAGAGTACGGTATCTGAACAActcttcatcttcccagaaaTCACGCACtttattaactgttttttcaGACTGAATGAGGTTGGGTCTGCGGATCTTGTCTCCCATTATCAGAACTCCCAGTGGATTCCCCTCCTTGTTACAGATCCTCACAAACTCCTTCCTCCAAAGCAGAGAGAACCAGAGAAGCCAGAGCACACTTGAGCCATGCTTGGCCAGAAGACGCTCCTCAAAGACAGTATTGCTACAGAGGAAGGTATCCAGCAACTCCACACACATCCATGCTGGGAGAGTCCAGCTTCCCAGAGCTCCCTCGGGATGCTGCTGCACACAGGACCCCCCAGCACCTTGGGCAAGTGCCCCGTACCTGAAGCGCTCAATGTCTTCGTCAGAAGTGAGCTTCTTAACAACCAGATACCCATTGTCTTCATAGAACTGCCTTTGCTCTGTGGTGAGGACATTGTTGTCCAGGGTATAGCTGAGACACAGAGGAGAAACACGTTAGTAGGGCCGGGCAGAGCAATGGGACCACCGATGGCGAGACCCAGCAGGAGAAGAAACTCTCCCCACAGCAGACACCGAGGGCacggggaagaaaataattaagttgGAATTGAAATTCaatgtttgattttttatttttgtatgaacAAAGATACTATTCACCTCAACGGCCttggctgagcagcagcacaagctgctgctggagcaggagcagttATCTGGGATATCAGTTAAGGGATACACACTCAGGCACAACAGAGTATGAAAACATTACTGCAGAGAAATGACATCCCTCCCAATTCCTCACAGGGAAAGCATGCAGAAAGGAAACCTCCGATTCATTTTAATGAGTTTAAACAAACACAACTGCATTCTGCTAGGCAGAGAGAGCACAGTCTCACCCAGAAGATGTTCCCCGCCACCGCTTGCTAATGAAGCCTCACAAGAGCTTTGTGCATTGTATTGAAGCTTCACCCAAAGAAAGTTTAAACCTTACCAGGTGAAGTCACACGAGGTGTGAGCATGGACACAGCCCATGCATGCAAGTGCAACGGATAGTGGCAAGTcaaaggaaagcagagggagtgagaggagcagctgaggagggagaagtgagaagggaaaagctcaggggagagaggggaggaagaggcaCGTGCGGGGCGCAAGCAGTCAGGGAGAGCAGGGTGGGAAGCACGGCAGCGGGTCTTGGAGCAAAGGACGCCCATATGGATGGCCCTGCTGCACCAAGCTCAACAGGAGGCAAATGCTTCACCCCATACATCAGGTCCCAGCTTTGGTGGAAATGGGAGTCACGGCCACACCAGTTCTTCAGATGTCCAGGGCGCTGCTCCTACCCACAAAACGTCCAGGAGggtctttccccttctcttcgGGCATCACAGACAGCTGATGGAGACACAGGCACTGGTTGAAGCCCAGCTGTGGTGCCCTCCTCAGCACACCTCCACTCCCCAGAACGGGGGGACAGCAGACAAGTCCACCAAGCGCTGGACTCCATTTGAACACCTTCCTCCTAGGCTTTGCAGCACCTCTTCCTCTCACCAGTTTTGCTCTTGCCACCTTGCAGCACTCGAAGCACAAGTTTGGGTTGCTTGGACAACTGAGAACAAGAGGTACACAGGCTGGGAAGGAGCCACCACCTCCGGCAGCTCATTTTGGTGAAGACATGGAGTATTTAaacttttcccctcccctcacacaCCCCCTTTTGGGAATAATGTATTCACAGGCATGTTAGCCAACCGACCAGGCAATATAATACTTGGGTACGCTCAGAAGCAAGCAAATGCTTTTGGAGAGACTGGCACAGCAAGGCTCAAGATTGAAACAACTTCATTTATTGTTTGCAGGATGCTGGGGAACActgtcaaattaaaaataaaattaaaaaagccttTGTTCTAACAAGCcatttttagtttttcaaatccatctctctcctccTGGTTCCTGCACCCTGCAGGAGAAACTCCTTCAACACAAACCTGCCAAGGAGCCAGGAGATCCAGACTTCTCTGTACAACCTCCTCGCCCCAGCcatccaagaaaaagaaagacgtCAACCTGGGAAAGTCAAACTCTCAAATAATGCAGCAAGTAAGCTTCCTTGTGTGCTTGCAGTTTGAGGCAAGATGCTGAGTTCAAACGCTGCTTTTCCTCCCAGCTCAGTGCAGAGCTGCAGATGAATTCACAGGTGTAAGAGCAAAGGTCTTGCAAAGGCAATTGTGAATGTGGCTTTTTCTCCATTAACACCTTTCAGATGGTGAAAGAGGAGGCTGGGGATACCGAGTGCAGCACTCAGCTTCTTATATCAAGCATCCAAGAAACATCTCCGGGATCCTCCATGCCCCATTTCAGGCTGTGGAAGACCACCATGCCTTGCACTATCCAGGTCACAACACGGCCAATGTAGAGACCACTgttgcttttccctcctccctttccaccCCAGCCCCAGATCAGAAAGGATCCAGGAGCAGGGACTGCACCCAGACATAGGCGTAAGTGCCGTAGGACGCCATCCAGCCAAGCGGTTGGGTTTGGCTCTTCCACGATGGCTTTGACAATGAGGAGACATCACCAAGAGCCCAGCTCACTGCCCAGGACTTGCGAGGTCCGCACAGTGCTCGGGGCAGAGCTCAACCCGCAGCGCATGCAGCATCGAGACGATGGTCCCGGGGTGCCATTTGCTCCTTTTCACCTCCCCTGCACATGTGCCGGTGCCTCTGCATGTTCAGGAGCCTCTCAAGAAACTGTGGGTCTCACCACCCTGCCTGGTTGAGGGGCAGGAAAGTTTGGGAACAAGCGGGCTTGTTGCtagagcctgggaagaaggtggGGAAAGCTCAGGCATGCTTCTACATGCTCCCTTTCCTGTACTCTGCTCATttgcagctgccagcagctgccacAATGGTTGCGAGGGTGTAACCAACAAGCGTGCAGAACCCAGTGCCTGGCGCGCTCAGTCATGCACTGCGTCTGCGCTGGCACGGGTGGTTTGCTAAGTTAAACAGCATGATGGCTCCCATCCTCTAAGAGTGCccttttgggaaagaaaaagcctgGAGGGGAAATCCTAGAgtagggagagaaggaaaagtgaaGCTAGCTTAAAAATGGAGAGCTGCAAACAGAGGGTGGAAGTGTCTTGTATTCCTCTCAAGTTGGGACATGCTTACAAATTATATATTCAATGTACACTATCCTTAGCATTGCACATGGTACTCTCATCTGCCATACATTAACTCTGCGAGTGATATTTGAGAGGAGATAAATGCTGAGATTGAACATGGATCCATAACAGACCCACAGCACAGTTCAGAAGATGATTTTTGACATCTTTGCACAGCTGTCACCATGCTGTAGAGCCTCACTGCTCCTGCAAACTGGACTTCAGCCCCACCATGTCACGATTCAGACTAGCTTGTGCCATTGGTGTGATAGTCAGTTCATCCTCATTTTTCCCTCAAACTCTACACTGTGAAGCAGACACTGCTGAAAGGTGGGGATTGTCCTGATGGAATCTGCTGTAGCTTCATCGTTCCCCCTTCCCTGGACCAACTTCACAGCCCACGGGTCAAGGCACTTGCTGTGGGAGGGAAGGTGAAGGTACGGCTCTTGCTGCAAGGACCAGAAGTGCACTGAATGCAGCATGTCCTCACTACAAACTGGGGTCAACTTCCTTTCAGTCTATTCTCACTCCAAAAAAAGGCGGACCACAGGCTGAACGTGGTAATTCTCTTGGCAgggctcttcctttttttcacatGAGCTTTTcacaggatagaaaaaaaaaaaatcacctttctgATGAAAATAGCTTGATACTCTGGGATTGCAAAAATCATTGAGGGATGGACAGCATCTTTGGGAACAGCACTTGGGTGTCTGCACTTGTTcttcctggggctgcagcaccagggcaggtttcctcctggaaaaaaaattaagcttgggACAGCAGGTGACTTGGTTAATTATTGCTTTTGCTCTCCTTCCTGCTGCCGCAGTGGCAATTCAAAGAAGAGGGAGTTTGGACCTGAAGGCTGGTAAGAGCCTGCAGCTCTCCTGTGACCACAGCTCCCTCTGCAGTCACCCTCCTGACGTGCCCGAATCAGCTGCACTGTACTGCCAGGAAACCAAACCCTAAGAGATATATGGTTGTGGTTTGTTGCGGTTTTTTTTACCCAGAAAGCCAAGTGCTGGAGACTGAGATGAATCTTTAGCCACTGGTGGGGCATGTGCTTTGGAAACCTGTGATTGCAGAATCTCTTCTGGCTGGGATGGGTGGGAACTGGAACAAGAAATCACTTACCAGGCAGATCTCTCACACAGGAGGTCACGCTTACATGAACTGATGAAGCATCCTT
It encodes:
- the PHYH gene encoding phytanoyl-CoA dioxygenase, peroxisomal isoform X2, producing MERHGKQSGPAARLDAILRHLSPRPGATPAPTSIPTSAQASAVPQPGNFCYTLDNNVLTTEQRQFYEDNGYLVVKKLTSDEDIERFRYGALAQGAGGSCVQQHPEGALGSWTLPAWMCVELLDTFLCSNTVFEERLLAKHGSSVLWLLWFSLLWRKEFVRICNKEGNPLGVLIMGDKIRRPNLIQSEKTVNKVRDFWEDEELFRYRTLPEVLKYVECFTGPNIIAMQMMLINKLPDPGTQSSREREMQKLVRRSNFSMGCWTVMRRVPRFTLSCRRETR